In one window of Synergistaceae bacterium DZ-S4 DNA:
- a CDS encoding MurR/RpiR family transcriptional regulator, with amino-acid sequence MNSGALSLFERIRSGSDKLSPAQKRVSNYILSSYRSLAYVTLAELARLTLTGQGTVVRFAQALGYGSFSSLQRALRDEIERGAPRSLEIYSSKGVKDEDNSPFDTVFEMERSLMDETHSLIKREEFDLAARILSDAPALIVSATGSNSFLADYAGYFLGTMKEKVAVVKGTDLSDVNTLLDAQEGTVGLVFSFPRYPIKTQSIVKAMKEKGMRIIGISDSIASPIACYCAPFFMVPQKYMTFMDPCAAVMSLIHSILYGVWMHDRKSCRNRIEARKRLFEGEKFFVSENIPLPDLTP; translated from the coding sequence ATGAACAGCGGAGCTCTCTCCCTTTTTGAGAGGATAAGGTCCGGATCCGACAAGCTGTCTCCGGCGCAAAAAAGAGTAAGCAACTATATCCTTTCATCTTACCGGTCACTGGCCTACGTAACGCTGGCGGAGCTTGCCAGGCTTACTTTGACGGGACAGGGGACGGTCGTCAGATTTGCCCAGGCGCTGGGCTACGGTTCGTTCTCTAGTCTGCAGAGGGCATTGAGGGATGAGATAGAGAGGGGTGCTCCGAGAAGCCTGGAGATCTACTCGTCCAAGGGCGTGAAGGATGAAGATAATTCTCCTTTCGACACCGTATTTGAGATGGAGAGGAGCCTCATGGACGAGACGCACAGCCTGATCAAAAGAGAAGAGTTCGACCTGGCTGCAAGGATCCTCTCAGATGCTCCTGCGCTGATAGTGTCAGCCACAGGGAGCAATTCGTTCCTGGCTGACTATGCCGGTTACTTTCTGGGAACGATGAAGGAGAAGGTTGCGGTCGTAAAGGGAACGGATCTTTCAGATGTGAACACCCTCCTTGATGCCCAGGAGGGAACTGTGGGGCTTGTTTTCAGTTTCCCCAGATATCCGATAAAGACACAGTCCATAGTAAAGGCCATGAAAGAGAAGGGCATGAGGATCATCGGCATCTCAGATTCAATTGCCTCGCCGATTGCCTGTTACTGTGCTCCGTTCTTCATGGTCCCTCAGAAGTACATGACATTCATGGATCCGTGCGCTGCGGTTATGTCGCTGATACATTCAATACTGTACGGAGTATGGATGCACGACAGAAAGAGCTGCAGGAACAGGATCGAGGCAAGAAAGCGTCTTTTTGAGGGCGAAAAGTTCTTTGTGTCCGAAAATATCCCCCTTCCGGATCTCACGCCCTGA
- a CDS encoding ornithine cyclodeaminase family protein, with protein sequence MAYDVRFISEADVQSLGITMKEVMDHVETGWKMNGENKTELPAKIGVHPRHDCYMHAMPCWVGGEVDMAGIKWVAGYPSNLQKKLPYNNGVFILNDVETGVVKAIMDCNWMTTWRTGAAAGLGARYFADPATEVVAVAGLGTIGKITLRAFKEVLPAMKTVKLYDPVPEQAERYIEAMKGICPNVEFVVCTDVKKACEDADVVTTCAPILENPNRIITADMLKKDVFCMTSDYDSTFAGEVVNKGSAFVCDNRNQYLWTQGHGVYFQNGYPLAEEIYADMGEVVAGKAQPVRTGRRTCLFMGIASHDVMTAKLILKKAAVKNAGTMLKL encoded by the coding sequence ATGGCATACGATGTTCGTTTTATTTCTGAGGCAGATGTACAGTCACTCGGCATTACTATGAAGGAAGTAATGGATCATGTGGAAACGGGCTGGAAGATGAACGGCGAAAATAAGACAGAGCTTCCCGCAAAGATAGGCGTACATCCAAGGCATGACTGCTACATGCACGCCATGCCCTGTTGGGTAGGCGGAGAAGTAGACATGGCCGGGATCAAATGGGTGGCCGGCTATCCGAGCAACCTGCAGAAAAAATTGCCCTACAACAACGGCGTCTTCATCCTGAATGACGTCGAGACAGGTGTGGTCAAAGCCATCATGGACTGTAACTGGATGACTACATGGAGGACCGGCGCGGCTGCAGGGCTTGGCGCCAGGTACTTCGCGGATCCGGCAACAGAAGTTGTGGCAGTGGCAGGACTCGGTACGATCGGAAAGATAACCCTCAGGGCGTTCAAGGAAGTCCTTCCCGCGATGAAGACGGTCAAGCTGTACGACCCCGTTCCCGAACAGGCCGAAAGGTACATCGAAGCGATGAAGGGCATCTGTCCAAATGTAGAATTCGTGGTATGCACCGATGTGAAAAAAGCATGTGAAGACGCCGATGTCGTTACCACATGTGCGCCGATCCTGGAGAATCCAAACAGGATCATAACCGCTGATATGCTTAAGAAGGATGTCTTCTGCATGACGAGTGACTACGATTCGACCTTTGCTGGTGAAGTGGTAAACAAAGGAAGTGCCTTCGTCTGCGACAACAGGAACCAGTACCTCTGGACCCAGGGGCACGGAGTATACTTCCAGAACGGATATCCGCTTGCCGAGGAGATATACGCCGACATGGGCGAAGTGGTCGCAGGCAAGGCCCAGCCCGTAAGGACAGGGCGCAGGACATGCCTCTTCATGGGTATCGCTAGCCATGACGTGATGACCGCTAAGCTGATCCTTAAGAAGGCTGCCGTGAAAAATGCCGGCACCATGCTGAAGCTGTGA
- the nifJ gene encoding pyruvate:ferredoxin (flavodoxin) oxidoreductase, whose translation MTKRKMVTLDGNEAAAYVAHAVNEVIAIYPITPSSPMGEWSDQWTSEGRPNIWGTVPHVEEMQSEAGASGAYHGAVQAGALGTTFTASQGLLLMIPNMYKIAGELTSTVMHVTARTLATHALSIFGDHSDVMAVRQTGWSMLCSSTVQEVMDMALISQMATLESRVPVLHFFDGFRTSHEEMKVEEIEYDDMRALIDDELVRAHRYNRLSPDSPFIRGSAQNPDVFFQAREACTPFYEAVADITQKSMDRFAKQVGRKYHLFDYYGAEDAERVIVMMGSGAAVAHETVERLMQNGEKVGLLVVRLFRPFDVSRFLNALPATVSRIAVLDRCKDPAAICEPLCMDVREALSGSDITVVGGRYGLSSKDFTPAMVKGVYDELKKALPKDSFTIGIEDDISFSSLDYDPSFDTEDPKTVRCLFYGLGSDGTVGANKNSIKIIGGETDLYAQGYYSYDSKKSGGITVSHLRFGPNPIYASYMINRANFVACHVYSFLEKLDVLKGAAEGGTFLLNSPFGPDEVWEKLPKTTQQRIIDKKLKFYTIDAVKIARETGMGGRTNTIMQTCFFAISGVLEKKRAIKAIKDAIVNSYSRKGQAVVDQNIAAVDATLANLYEVKVPRKATSRFDIKLPVADDAPEFVKDVLGPMMVLEGDRLPVSCLPEDGTFPSGTTQYEKRSIAIDIPSWDPSLCIQCGKCALVCPHASIRAKVYDAGLLKGAPKTFRSADAKWKEFEGARFTVQVAPEDCVGCGLCAYNCPVKAKEGSSARPLMMVTQMDVREKERENWNFFLELPDVDRSKLNLGLVKDVQLLRPLFEFSGACAGCGETPYLKLLSSLFGDRAIIANATGCSSIYGGNLPTTPWTVNDEGRGPAWSNSLFEDAAEFGLGFRMAIDKHCEYAAELLERMSPVLGKKLVKSILEAPQTTEAEISELRQKVEELKGQLEYMCTEEAEELISVVDNLVKKSVWCVGGDGWAYDIGYGGLDHVIASGKNINILVLDTEVYSNTGGQMSKSTPRGAVAKFAAGGKRLGKKDLALMAMSYGNVYVGRVAMGANDAHTVKVFREAEAYDGPSIIIAYSHCIAHGIDMMKGLEQQKKAVESGHWMLMRYNPDLAKEGKNPLVLDSKEPSLPLKDYIYNETRYKSLAAADPEVAEALLKEEEKDIKARWRYFSHMAAMKMED comes from the coding sequence ATGACGAAGAGGAAGATGGTAACACTCGACGGCAATGAAGCGGCGGCGTATGTTGCACACGCAGTCAATGAAGTGATAGCAATTTACCCCATTACACCATCTTCACCGATGGGGGAATGGTCAGACCAGTGGACTTCAGAGGGACGCCCCAACATCTGGGGCACAGTGCCGCATGTTGAGGAGATGCAGAGCGAGGCCGGTGCCTCGGGCGCATACCACGGAGCCGTACAGGCGGGAGCTCTCGGAACGACTTTTACGGCATCACAAGGCCTGCTTTTGATGATACCGAACATGTACAAGATAGCGGGCGAACTTACCAGCACGGTCATGCACGTTACGGCAAGGACACTTGCAACACACGCGCTTTCGATATTCGGCGACCACTCGGACGTGATGGCGGTCAGGCAGACGGGCTGGTCGATGCTCTGCTCGTCTACTGTTCAGGAAGTCATGGACATGGCTCTTATCTCACAGATGGCGACGCTTGAAAGCAGGGTCCCGGTCCTCCACTTCTTTGACGGCTTCAGGACCAGCCATGAAGAGATGAAGGTAGAAGAGATCGAATACGACGACATGCGCGCACTGATAGACGACGAGCTTGTCAGGGCCCACAGATACAACAGGCTCAGCCCCGATTCCCCATTTATCCGAGGTTCCGCTCAGAACCCCGATGTATTCTTCCAGGCCAGGGAGGCATGCACCCCCTTTTACGAGGCAGTGGCAGACATAACGCAGAAGTCCATGGATCGCTTTGCGAAACAGGTCGGCCGCAAATATCATCTATTCGATTACTACGGCGCGGAAGATGCCGAGAGAGTGATAGTAATGATGGGATCCGGCGCGGCAGTGGCGCACGAGACAGTTGAAAGGCTCATGCAGAACGGTGAAAAAGTGGGACTCCTCGTGGTCCGTCTCTTCCGCCCCTTCGACGTCTCGCGCTTCCTTAACGCACTTCCGGCGACGGTCAGCAGGATAGCAGTCCTTGACCGCTGCAAGGATCCCGCGGCGATCTGCGAGCCCCTTTGCATGGATGTGAGGGAAGCGCTCTCCGGCAGCGACATCACGGTCGTCGGAGGCCGCTATGGACTCTCCTCCAAGGATTTCACCCCTGCTATGGTAAAGGGAGTATATGACGAGCTGAAGAAGGCTCTGCCGAAGGATAGCTTCACGATCGGGATCGAAGACGACATCAGCTTCTCGAGCCTCGACTACGATCCCTCATTCGACACGGAAGATCCCAAAACTGTCCGTTGCCTTTTCTACGGACTGGGATCTGACGGAACGGTCGGTGCCAACAAGAACTCGATAAAGATCATTGGCGGAGAGACAGACCTCTATGCCCAGGGCTACTACAGTTATGACTCCAAGAAGTCAGGCGGCATTACCGTCAGCCACCTCCGTTTCGGACCCAACCCGATCTATGCCAGCTACATGATCAACAGGGCAAACTTCGTGGCATGTCATGTATATTCCTTCCTTGAGAAGCTTGATGTGCTAAAGGGCGCGGCAGAGGGAGGCACCTTTCTCCTCAACAGCCCCTTCGGGCCCGATGAGGTATGGGAGAAGCTTCCGAAAACCACACAGCAGAGAATAATAGACAAGAAGCTCAAGTTCTACACCATAGACGCAGTGAAGATCGCAAGGGAGACAGGCATGGGCGGACGCACCAACACGATCATGCAGACATGCTTCTTCGCGATAAGCGGAGTCCTTGAGAAGAAACGCGCTATAAAGGCGATCAAGGATGCTATCGTAAACAGTTACAGCCGCAAGGGCCAGGCAGTCGTTGATCAGAACATTGCGGCCGTCGACGCCACGCTCGCGAACCTTTACGAAGTGAAGGTCCCCAGGAAGGCGACGTCGAGGTTTGACATCAAGCTGCCCGTAGCGGATGACGCCCCGGAATTCGTGAAGGATGTCCTTGGCCCGATGATGGTCCTTGAAGGCGACAGACTGCCGGTATCGTGCCTGCCCGAAGACGGAACTTTCCCGAGCGGGACTACGCAGTATGAGAAGCGCAGCATAGCGATAGACATCCCGTCATGGGATCCGTCGCTCTGCATACAGTGCGGCAAATGTGCGCTAGTATGTCCTCATGCCTCCATACGCGCGAAAGTCTATGATGCCGGCCTTCTTAAAGGTGCACCGAAGACATTCAGGAGCGCTGACGCAAAGTGGAAGGAATTTGAGGGAGCCAGGTTCACGGTTCAGGTAGCTCCCGAAGACTGCGTCGGATGCGGCCTCTGCGCATACAACTGCCCTGTGAAGGCGAAAGAGGGAAGCTCTGCCCGTCCGCTCATGATGGTCACACAGATGGATGTCCGCGAGAAGGAGCGGGAAAACTGGAACTTCTTCCTCGAACTGCCCGATGTGGACCGCAGCAAGCTCAACCTAGGACTTGTCAAGGACGTGCAGCTCCTAAGGCCGCTCTTTGAGTTCTCGGGAGCATGCGCCGGATGCGGCGAAACGCCTTACCTTAAGCTGCTTTCATCCCTCTTCGGAGACCGGGCTATAATTGCAAACGCCACTGGGTGCAGTTCCATTTACGGCGGCAACCTCCCGACGACCCCATGGACAGTCAATGACGAGGGACGGGGACCGGCATGGAGCAACTCGCTCTTCGAAGATGCCGCCGAATTCGGACTCGGTTTCCGTATGGCGATAGACAAGCACTGCGAATACGCGGCTGAACTCCTTGAGAGGATGTCCCCGGTGCTTGGAAAGAAGCTCGTAAAATCGATCCTTGAAGCGCCGCAGACGACCGAGGCTGAGATAAGCGAACTCAGGCAGAAGGTGGAGGAGCTCAAGGGACAGCTCGAGTACATGTGCACGGAAGAGGCTGAAGAGCTGATATCTGTCGTCGACAACCTGGTCAAAAAGAGCGTCTGGTGCGTGGGCGGGGACGGATGGGCATACGACATAGGCTACGGAGGACTTGACCACGTGATAGCCTCAGGCAAAAACATCAATATCCTGGTCCTCGACACAGAAGTCTACTCCAACACAGGAGGCCAGATGTCAAAATCCACACCTCGCGGGGCCGTTGCCAAATTTGCTGCCGGCGGCAAGAGGCTGGGCAAGAAGGACCTTGCGCTAATGGCAATGAGCTATGGGAACGTCTATGTAGGAAGGGTGGCCATGGGAGCAAATGACGCCCACACGGTCAAAGTGTTCCGTGAGGCGGAGGCCTATGACGGACCCTCGATCATAATAGCCTACAGCCACTGCATAGCCCACGGCATTGATATGATGAAGGGTCTCGAACAGCAGAAAAAGGCTGTGGAGTCCGGGCACTGGATGCTTATGCGGTATAATCCCGACCTGGCGAAAGAGGGCAAGAACCCGCTCGTTCTCGACAGCAAAGAACCCAGTCTGCCGCTGAAGGATTACATCTACAACGAGACACGTTACAAGAGCCTTGCGGCAGCTGATCCTGAAGTTGCAGAGGCGCTTCTGAAAGAGGAAGAGAAGGACATAAAGGCGCGCTGGCGTTATTTCAGCCATATGGCCGCCATGAAAATGGAGGACTAG
- a CDS encoding pyruvate carboxylase subunit B: MEKSEVKQEIKDTKGRVIATKVSCNGDKRCNDASETECVCIDEKKAGPAIEVKESPRSEKIAAAPRPRVGIMETAFRDAHQSIMATRLRTDDMLPICEIMDEVGYHSVEMWGGATFDSAMRFLNEDPWDRLRQIKKRMKKTKTQMLLRGQNLVGYRHYSDETVREFVKRAIGNGIDIIRIFDALNDLRNMSIAAEAVKKEGGELQMSISYTISPVHTLELFAKQAKDMADMGADSICIKDMAGLMSPVAASELVTAIKKKVNLPVQLHSHYTSGMAAMSYLAGLEAGADVVDCAISPFAMGTSQPATEAIVAALKGGPLDTHLSLDKLLPVAEYYEALRNKYSDIIMGVSGVNINILLYQVPGGMYSNLQSQLKEGNAFHKFKEVMEEVPRVRKEMGYPPLVTPTSQLVGTQAAMNVISGERWKMVSKEVYQYFRGYYGKTPAPVDPVIQKKVLGDEIPITCRPGEKIEPELEAARKEIGVWMTQPEDVLSYVLFPQVAKDFLPQKYAKENCVDIGLEEQASPEAYAI, translated from the coding sequence ATGGAAAAAAGTGAAGTAAAGCAGGAGATCAAGGATACAAAAGGGCGTGTCATAGCGACAAAAGTCAGCTGCAACGGCGACAAGAGATGCAATGATGCCTCCGAGACAGAGTGTGTGTGCATCGATGAAAAGAAAGCCGGACCGGCAATAGAAGTCAAAGAGAGCCCCAGATCCGAGAAAATAGCTGCCGCTCCCAGACCGCGCGTCGGCATAATGGAAACTGCGTTCAGGGATGCCCACCAGTCAATAATGGCGACGAGGCTCCGTACGGATGACATGCTTCCCATTTGCGAGATAATGGATGAGGTCGGTTACCATTCAGTGGAGATGTGGGGAGGAGCGACCTTTGACTCTGCGATGCGCTTCCTCAATGAGGATCCATGGGACAGGCTGCGGCAGATCAAAAAGCGGATGAAAAAGACAAAGACCCAGATGCTTCTCAGGGGTCAGAATCTTGTCGGCTACAGGCATTACTCCGACGAGACAGTCCGCGAGTTCGTAAAGCGGGCGATAGGCAACGGTATTGACATCATAAGGATCTTCGATGCGCTCAACGACCTTCGCAACATGTCCATAGCCGCTGAAGCAGTCAAAAAAGAGGGCGGAGAACTCCAGATGTCTATATCCTACACGATATCCCCCGTCCATACCCTTGAGCTTTTCGCCAAGCAGGCGAAAGACATGGCGGACATGGGCGCAGACTCGATCTGCATCAAGGACATGGCAGGCCTTATGTCCCCTGTTGCGGCTTCAGAACTTGTAACTGCCATCAAGAAGAAGGTAAACCTGCCGGTGCAGCTCCACAGCCACTATACGAGCGGCATGGCGGCTATGAGCTACCTTGCCGGGCTTGAGGCCGGAGCGGATGTAGTCGACTGCGCCATCTCACCATTCGCTATGGGTACTAGCCAGCCGGCAACGGAAGCCATAGTCGCGGCGCTCAAGGGCGGACCTCTTGATACGCACCTCTCGCTCGACAAGCTCCTTCCTGTTGCTGAGTACTACGAGGCACTTCGGAACAAGTACAGCGACATCATCATGGGAGTGAGCGGAGTCAACATCAACATCCTGCTCTACCAGGTGCCGGGCGGGATGTACTCGAACCTGCAGAGCCAGCTCAAAGAAGGTAATGCCTTCCATAAGTTCAAAGAGGTCATGGAGGAAGTCCCAAGGGTCCGCAAGGAGATGGGATATCCCCCTCTTGTCACGCCCACCAGCCAGCTTGTAGGAACACAGGCTGCGATGAACGTGATCTCCGGCGAACGCTGGAAGATGGTCTCGAAGGAAGTCTACCAGTACTTCAGGGGCTACTACGGCAAGACCCCTGCCCCTGTCGATCCCGTGATCCAGAAGAAGGTCCTCGGGGACGAGATCCCCATCACATGCAGGCCCGGGGAGAAGATAGAGCCTGAGCTCGAAGCTGCCAGGAAAGAGATCGGCGTATGGATGACGCAGCCGGAGGACGTCCTCAGCTATGTTCTTTTCCCACAGGTGGCCAAAGATTTCCTGCCACAAAAGTACGCTAAGGAAAACTGTGTGGACATCGGGCTTGAGGAACAGGCATCACCGGAGGCATACGCAATATAG
- the fsa gene encoding fructose-6-phosphate aldolase, translated as MKFFIDTANIDEIRTACSWGIISGATTNPTLVSKEGGVDFHTRVREIAETVKGPVSAEAVSLEKDKLIEEAKVIAKIDPNVVVKIPLCPDGLGAVKELAKEGIKTNVTLIFSANQAILAAAAGATYVSPFVGRLDDIGEDGMQLVRDIAGIFDIYGIETKIIAASLRHPAHVFESAKAGADIATVPFKVLKMMFEHPLTAKGIDQFNKDWEKYLGAKK; from the coding sequence ATGAAATTCTTTATCGACACCGCGAATATCGACGAGATAAGGACGGCCTGTTCATGGGGCATCATCTCGGGAGCGACGACCAACCCTACGCTCGTATCGAAAGAGGGCGGTGTGGATTTCCACACCCGCGTGCGCGAGATAGCTGAGACAGTCAAGGGACCTGTGAGTGCTGAAGCCGTGTCGCTTGAAAAAGATAAGCTGATCGAGGAAGCAAAAGTGATCGCTAAGATAGATCCTAACGTAGTGGTAAAGATCCCGCTCTGTCCGGATGGATTGGGGGCCGTGAAAGAGCTTGCGAAAGAGGGCATCAAAACCAACGTGACACTGATCTTTTCAGCTAACCAGGCCATCTTGGCGGCTGCCGCGGGAGCAACTTATGTCAGCCCCTTCGTAGGGCGCCTGGATGACATCGGTGAAGACGGAATGCAGCTTGTAAGGGACATAGCAGGGATATTCGATATCTACGGGATAGAGACGAAAATAATCGCGGCGAGCCTGCGCCATCCCGCCCATGTCTTTGAATCTGCAAAGGCCGGTGCGGACATTGCCACTGTACCTTTCAAAGTACTCAAAATGATGTTTGAACATCCCCTGACAGCGAAGGGGATAGATCAGTTCAACAAGGACTGGGAGAAGTATCTGGGGGCTAAGAAATAG
- a CDS encoding M20/M25/M40 family metallo-hydrolase, producing the protein MGLPESARLLADLVAVPSPTRHEADAARMLADRLPRFGWSGSHLDGAGSVVAERGTGDKELVLLSHIDTVPGGPEVMISDEVIRGRGSVDAKGPCCAMAVAGGAVPVPEGWRITFVAAVGEEIDSKGARFRMPLHSPEACVIGEPTGSDGVAISYRGRILFDIKGEDDGAHRSGSPGPITDSVMAASSIIDITRNMGKGYSVAIMEMEGHEAGKRSASITMDLRTPLGADQEELELMIRETSAAFGVRSEIIEYVPPYGVHKSDPVIRAFRNAIRDCGGTPRVLAKQGTCDFNVLSPWGCHMGAYGPGNSIYDHSSNEQIPVSEYLKGIEVLKLALPRIMASI; encoded by the coding sequence ATGGGTCTTCCCGAATCAGCCAGGCTCCTGGCAGACCTTGTAGCTGTCCCCAGTCCGACCAGGCATGAGGCTGATGCTGCAAGGATGCTCGCAGACAGGCTCCCTCGCTTTGGATGGAGCGGCTCGCACCTTGACGGAGCGGGCAGTGTTGTCGCAGAGCGGGGAACAGGGGATAAGGAGCTTGTCCTGCTGAGCCACATCGATACAGTGCCGGGAGGGCCTGAGGTCATGATAAGCGACGAGGTCATCCGGGGACGCGGAAGCGTTGACGCAAAGGGCCCCTGCTGCGCAATGGCCGTGGCGGGTGGCGCCGTCCCCGTGCCGGAGGGATGGAGGATCACCTTTGTTGCAGCGGTAGGAGAAGAGATCGATTCAAAGGGAGCAAGGTTCCGTATGCCCCTTCACTCCCCCGAAGCATGCGTAATAGGTGAGCCGACAGGGAGCGACGGCGTTGCGATCTCCTATAGGGGCAGGATACTCTTTGACATAAAGGGCGAGGACGACGGAGCGCACAGGTCAGGAAGTCCCGGTCCCATTACTGATTCAGTCATGGCTGCATCTTCCATCATAGACATAACCAGAAACATGGGTAAAGGTTACTCTGTCGCGATAATGGAAATGGAAGGACATGAAGCCGGCAAAAGAAGCGCCAGCATAACCATGGATCTCAGAACTCCCCTGGGGGCCGATCAGGAAGAGCTCGAACTCATGATAAGAGAGACCTCAGCTGCATTTGGGGTCAGATCAGAAATAATAGAGTATGTGCCTCCCTACGGCGTCCACAAATCTGATCCCGTAATAAGGGCCTTCAGGAATGCTATACGTGACTGCGGCGGCACACCGAGAGTGCTGGCCAAGCAGGGAACATGCGATTTCAATGTGCTTTCCCCCTGGGGCTGCCACATGGGAGCATACGGTCCCGGCAACTCAATATACGACCACAGTTCCAATGAACAGATCCCCGTCTCTGAATACCTGAAGGGGATCGAGGTCCTGAAGCTCGCGCTTCCGAGAATAATGGCATCAATATGA
- a CDS encoding aminotransferase class III-fold pyridoxal phosphate-dependent enzyme, protein MSDSLSALYGGRGIALTHGRGSRVFDTAGREYLDFFNGHGASLFGHSHQLLIEALENASKGIWTSGAGFESPVREKLADKLGLMLGEGRVFLCNSGTEAIEAALKLVLTLRKGRGRILACRRGFHGRTCGALSITFNPKYREPFIPLIGKAEHFSMEDLAENIDDDTAAVFIEPVQGEGGVFALPAERGNKITEACRKHSVLLVSDEIQSGLGRCGAALASSLTGLAPDMVCLAKGLAGGMPAGALVWKKELGDFIPHSHGSTYGGNELTATVSLAVLSMVMHSDLPEKAARSGEFFRSLISAIGSSHIKDVRGMGLLNGIELDIPSVGVVKALQENGLLSLTAGPRTLRFLPSFAAEEKDFGDAALILARTLEGF, encoded by the coding sequence ATGTCTGACTCTCTAAGCGCCCTTTACGGCGGAAGGGGGATCGCCCTGACCCACGGCAGAGGAAGTCGTGTCTTTGATACGGCCGGGAGGGAGTACCTCGACTTTTTTAACGGACATGGGGCTTCCCTCTTCGGCCACTCCCATCAGCTGCTGATCGAAGCCCTTGAAAATGCATCAAAGGGAATATGGACGAGCGGAGCCGGATTTGAATCACCTGTCCGTGAAAAGCTCGCTGATAAACTTGGCCTGATGCTTGGAGAGGGAAGGGTCTTCCTCTGCAACAGCGGTACGGAAGCCATCGAAGCCGCGCTCAAACTTGTTCTGACACTGAGGAAGGGACGCGGTCGTATACTCGCATGCAGAAGAGGATTCCACGGACGTACTTGCGGAGCTCTCTCGATAACTTTCAACCCCAAATACAGGGAACCTTTCATTCCGCTGATAGGAAAGGCGGAACATTTTTCAATGGAAGACCTCGCTGAAAATATCGACGATGATACGGCAGCTGTCTTTATAGAACCGGTACAGGGCGAGGGAGGGGTCTTTGCCCTTCCTGCAGAAAGAGGAAATAAAATTACCGAAGCGTGCAGAAAACACTCTGTTCTCCTCGTATCCGATGAGATACAGAGCGGCCTCGGAAGATGCGGCGCTGCTCTTGCAAGCAGCCTTACAGGGCTGGCTCCAGACATGGTCTGCCTGGCAAAGGGCCTTGCAGGCGGGATGCCTGCCGGGGCTCTGGTGTGGAAAAAAGAGCTCGGAGACTTTATCCCTCACAGCCATGGCTCCACATACGGAGGGAACGAGCTGACCGCGACAGTTTCTCTGGCTGTCCTTTCAATGGTGATGCACAGTGACCTTCCTGAGAAAGCTGCGAGATCAGGTGAGTTTTTCAGATCCCTAATATCTGCCATAGGAAGCAGCCACATAAAAGATGTCCGCGGTATGGGACTGCTTAACGGGATAGAATTGGACATTCCATCCGTGGGTGTGGTCAAAGCACTGCAGGAGAACGGTCTTCTTTCCCTTACAGCAGGACCCCGGACTTTAAGGTTTCTGCCCTCATTTGCAGCAGAGGAAAAGGACTTTGGAGACGCGGCACTTATACTGGCAAGGACGCTGGAGGGTTTCTGA
- a CDS encoding uridylate kinase codes for MIGVVKIGGAEGNELGSLMSELAARVAVGEKWILVHGASGIMDRLCRERGVEIRIVTSPSGYRSRYVGEKERELFREAALAYGANISETLASFGASSEFLDPEKTEEVFADRKDILREYSGGRTRILRGNYSGTISGVSSEKILAVTEKGRIPILPPLGLDTTSKLSLNIDGDRLAASVAGSVRADTLVILSNVPGLMKDVNDPDSLIRTRTSEGSWEKLEEYAAGNMKRKLLACREAFDLGVPSIYLADGRVSLPLKNAEEGNGTCLTL; via the coding sequence ATGATCGGAGTAGTTAAGATCGGCGGTGCGGAAGGCAACGAACTCGGATCGCTGATGTCAGAGCTGGCTGCAAGGGTGGCCGTCGGCGAAAAGTGGATACTTGTCCACGGCGCAAGCGGAATAATGGACAGGCTCTGCAGGGAACGCGGCGTCGAGATAAGGATAGTGACAAGTCCTTCCGGTTACAGGAGCCGTTACGTAGGAGAAAAAGAGAGGGAACTATTCAGGGAGGCCGCCCTTGCCTATGGGGCAAATATCTCGGAGACACTCGCCTCATTCGGTGCCTCATCGGAGTTCCTCGACCCGGAAAAGACGGAAGAGGTCTTTGCGGATAGAAAGGACATCCTCAGGGAATATTCCGGCGGGAGGACCCGTATTCTGCGGGGCAATTACAGCGGGACGATATCAGGCGTCTCTTCGGAAAAGATACTAGCCGTGACTGAAAAGGGCCGGATCCCTATCCTGCCTCCCCTGGGCCTTGACACCACATCAAAACTTTCGCTTAACATTGACGGCGACCGTCTTGCCGCTTCTGTGGCCGGTTCGGTCCGAGCCGACACCCTTGTGATCCTCTCCAATGTTCCCGGATTGATGAAGGACGTGAATGATCCGGATTCCCTCATAAGGACCCGTACATCTGAGGGTTCCTGGGAAAAACTCGAAGAATATGCGGCCGGCAATATGAAGAGAAAGCTTCTGGCATGCCGTGAGGCCTTTGACCTCGGGGTCCCTTCGATATACCTTGCGGACGGAAGAGTCTCACTGCCTTTGAAAAACGCGGAAGAGGGGAACGGAACATGTCTGACTCTCTAA